CAGCTTAAAGATCCGCCGCATTGTTCTTAGTATCTTCACCAATAATAGATTGGCTTTATGGACCTGTACTTGAATCTCTCTTGTGTAAGATAACTGATTAGTTCCAGTATCTAACAGGGAAATGCTTTACTCTACGTGACGCTATGGAAAGTCTCCTCCCGGAGTACAGTGGAGACAGAGCTCAAACgagtggagaagaagaagcagatggGTCGCAGGAGACGAGGGGAGAAATCAAGCTGGTAAGGATACAAGGGATAGAATTGAAACTAGAGATACCGTTTTCATGGGTGGTAAACAACTTGATGAACCCAGAATTCTATCTCCACATCTCTGTTCTTGTGATAGGTCCTCAAAGGTAAAAACTAGTAAGGCTCTGCATCTACAATCGACCTGTGAATAGACCAAATTGATTTctcgtttgtttttttataagcCAAAAGCATCAACTATttgttatatacatataatgaTCCAACATGTTTCAACATAAACAGAGCATCTTCGACTTCTCAAAGAATGAACATTCACAAAAACAATCAactgttaaattattttttgacgAAAAGAAAGAGAATCATTCTAACTGGGTTTAGAAAGCTTGTTGTATTCTTCGAGCTCCTCATAATACACATCCCAAACGCACCGTACGCAGCCGCTACCGCAACAATCTCCAGCCTCTGGTTTCTCCGGCGGCGGAGGGAGTGAGATCTCTTCCTCCTTATCCTCATCTACCTTACCTTTCTCCTCCGTCGAAGTTTCCACGAGATTCTCGCTCTTGGTGGCCATGGAGATCGGCGACGTGAGCTGTTGTTGTCGAGATACGGAATAGTACTTGCCCAAGGACCGCTTTAGAGAGAGATCTCGCGTTAATCCAAATCTCATGCTCAAAAGCACATCCTGGAGGCTTTTCCGGCGAGGATTGTAAGCTGGCCATACGGCGATCGAGACTCGAGGATGGAGATGATGCAACAAAACCATAccaacagatttttttttctttttttcgaaGTGCGTTTTCGCGTCAAAAATGACCCCTCTATGGGAATAATAGTACACGTGTCCTAATATAATTGGTAGAAAGGAAGCCAATCCAGTGATCCACGACTACGAATCGTCTTTGACCCAAACAACAAGAAAAACGATACAAATGTTACAAACACTCGCAGACCAGAGACTACTACTAGAGTATCTTTCTTCTTTCATGTTTTCGTATTTGTAGTCTCTTCACACTTCTTCAGAGCATTT
This genomic stretch from Brassica napus cultivar Da-Ae chromosome C9, Da-Ae, whole genome shotgun sequence harbors:
- the LOC125592760 gene encoding UPF0651 protein YPL107W, mitochondrial-like, which codes for MVLLHHLHPRVSIAVWPAYNPRRKSLQDVLLSMRFGLTRDLSLKRSLGKYYSVSRQQQLTSPISMATKSENLVETSTEEKGKVDEDKEEEISLPPPPEKPEAGDCCGSGCVRCVWDVYYEELEEYNKLSKPS